The following proteins are encoded in a genomic region of Micropterus dolomieu isolate WLL.071019.BEF.003 ecotype Adirondacks linkage group LG04, ASM2129224v1, whole genome shotgun sequence:
- the pmm2 gene encoding phosphomannomutase 2, whose amino-acid sequence MTDSSADSSTLCLFDVDGTLTAARQRVTPDMAEFLEKLKTRVRVGVVGGSDLSKIKEQLGDDVIQKVNYVFAENGLVAYRNGEFLSVQSIQEHMGEELLQDFINFCLNYMAKIKLPKKRGTFIEFRNGMLNISPVGRSCTQEERKEFYELDQKEKIREKFVSVLKEEFKGKGLSFSIGGQISFDVFPDGWDKRYCLGIVEKDNYSTIHFFGDKTKPGGNDYEIYSDPRTVGHEVSCPEETRQLCQQLFLS is encoded by the exons ATGACTGACAGCTCTGCAGACTCCAGCACGCTCTGCCTCTTTGATGTTGACGGCACGCTCACGGCCGCGAGACAG cGTGTGACCCCAGACATGGCAGAGTTCCTTGAAAAGTTGAAGACTCGGGTTCGAGTCGGTGTGGTTGGAGGGTCGGACCTCAGCAAGATCAAGGAGCAGCTGGGGGATGATg TGATCCAGAAGGTGAACTACGTGTTTGCTGAGAATGGTCTTGTGGCCTATAGGAATGGAGAGTTTCTCTCTGTGCAG TCCATCCAGGAACATATGGGTGAAGAGCTGCTACAAGATTTCATCAACTTCTGTCTCAACTACATGGCCAAGATCAAACTGCCTAAGAAGAG GGGGACGTTCATTGAATTCCGTAACGGCATGTTGAACATCTCCCCTGTTGGACGCAGCTGTAcacaggaagagaggaaagagttCTACGAGCTAGATCAG AAAGAGAAAATCAGAGAGAAGTTTGTGTCCGTCTTGAAGGAAGAGTTTAAAGGAAAAGGATTGTCGTTTTCAATCG gAGGGCAGATCAGCTTTGATGTGTTTCCTGATGGCTGGGATAAGAGATACTGTCTGGGGATTGTTGAGAAGGACAACTACTCAACCATTCACTTCTTTGGAGACAAGACTAAACCT GGAGGAAACGACTATGAGATCTACTCTGACCCTCGGACCGTCGGCCATGAAGTCTCCTGTCCAGAGGAAACTCGGCAGCTTTGTCAGCAGCTTTTCCTCTCATGA
- the LOC123969736 gene encoding high mobility group protein B2-like: protein MTKDPNKPRGKTSSYAFFVATCREEHKKKHPGTSVSFSEFSKKCSERWRTMSAKEKVKFEDMAKNDKVRYDREMKTYVPPKGTAKGKKKKDPNAPKRPPSAFFVFCSDHRPRIKEENPGISIGDIAKKLGELWSTQGPKDKAPYEAKAAKLKEKYEKDVAAYRAKSGSGKGDTGKKGGPGRPAAKKAAPVDDDDDDDEDDDDEEEDDDDEDDDDD, encoded by the exons ATGACAAAGGACCCAAATAAGCCAAGAGGAAAAACATCCTCCTATGCTTTCTTTGTTGCGACGTGCCGCGAGGAGCACAAAAAGAAACACCCTGGGACCAGTGTCAGCTTTTCAGAGTTTTCCAAGAAATGCTCTGAGAGATGGAGG ACCATGTCAGCCAAGGAGAAGGTGAAGTTCGAGGACATGGCTAAGAACGACAAGGTCCGTTATGACAGAGAGATGAAAACATACGTGCCTCCTAAAGGTACCGCGAAgggcaagaagaagaaggaccCCAACGCACCCAAAAGGCCACC TTCTGCATTCTTCGTGTTCTGCTCTGATCACCGTCCCAGGATCAAGGAGGAAAATCCCGGTATTTCCATTGGTGACATCGCCAAGAAGCTTGGCGAGTTGTGGTCTACACAGGGTCCCAAAGACAAGGCTCCCTATGAGGCCAAGGCTGCCAAACTGAAGGAAAAATATGAGAAG GATGTTGCTGCATACCGCGCTAAATCGGGTTCAGGGAAGGGTGATACTGGTAAGAAGGGTGGCCCAGGCCGGCCCGCTGCCAAGAAAGCGGCACCAGTTGACGACGACGATGACGACGATGAAGACGACGAcgatgaggaggaagatgatgatgacgaggatgatgatgatgactaa